In Spodoptera frugiperda isolate SF20-4 chromosome 12, AGI-APGP_CSIRO_Sfru_2.0, whole genome shotgun sequence, a single window of DNA contains:
- the LOC118263005 gene encoding cytochrome P450 6B6-like: protein MFATIILAVAIVVLILTYLRGRYNENYWRKRGTVFYKRNKTFGPLLEFMTGERPLFQVFNELYWRYENEPVVGMGSLDSPVLYVKDPTNIQFITQTNFQNFSHRGITVLEEDYLANNVLFLHGPKWKVIRQKLTPIFTTTKLKNMFYIIDKSAQDFVEHLKQHPEKLKGDTYEHLSHFCTAALAAAVFGISTKSTFDSPFREMARQALTPTLFSNIRFAINSVSDKLFAALRLKFFKDQEGFFIGAIKEVLKQRRTDSTVRHDFIDLCLDLQKNGPMVDNESGYSVEPTDEVMAAQAFFFFLAGIDPTTAGMFGPLYELGRHPEIQKRVQDEVDAIFEKYGGKLTYDAVLELKFTECVLNEGLRLHPPIGFNTRQCVEDSVLPVGNVPVEKGTKIFMPFYELHHDPKYFPEPDRFDPDRFTRGEVSDMTYMPFGIGKRLCIGARYARMQILTAFAHILRNYTLVTHIKKGGMQYRKEQFQVRLDNCDIELVPRQQ, encoded by the coding sequence ATGTTCGCCACAATCATACTCGCCGTAGCCATCGTGGTACTAATCCTCACGTACCTCAGAGGCAGATACAATGAAAACTACTGGAGGAAAAGAGGAACGGTTTTCTACAAGAGGAATAAAACCTTCGGCCCTCTGTTGGAGTTCATGACGGGAGAAAGACCATTGTTCCAAGTGTTCAACGAACTTTATTGGAGATATGAAAATGAACCTGTTGTTGGAATGGGCTCACTCGACTCGCCCGTTCTCTATGTAAAGGATCCAACCAATATTCAGTTCATCACACAAACCAACTTCCAGAACTTTAGCCACAGAGGAATTACAGTTTTAGAAGAAGATTACCTGGCCAATAATGTTCTGTTCCTACACGGCCCGAAATGGAAGGTAATCAGACAGAAACTGACACCGATTTTCACAACAACAAAGCTGAAGAACATGTTCTACATTATCGATAAAAGCGCTCAGGACTTCGTAGAACATTTGAAGCAACACCCAGAAAAACTAAAAGGAGACACATACGAACATTTGAGTCATTTCTGTACCGCTGCTCTCGCGGCCGCTGTATTTGGAATCTCTACAAAATCGACGTTTGATTCTCCTTTTCGTGAAATGGCAAGACAAGCATTAACtcctactttattttcaaacatCCGATTTGCAATAAATAGCGTCAGTGATAAACTCTTTGCAGCATTGCGATTAAAATTCTTCAAAGATCAAGAGGGTTTCTTTATTGGTGCAATCAAAGAGGTACTCAAACAACGCAGGACAGATAGTACTGTCAGACACGACTTCATAGATTTGTGTCTTGATCTTCAAAAGAATGGTCCAATGGTAGACAATGAAAGTGGATACTCAGTCGAACCAACAGACGAGGTGATGGCTGCTCAAgcattcttcttcttcttggcTGGCATTGATCCCACAACTGCTGGAATGTTTGGACCTTTGTATGAATTGGGCAGACATCCAGAAATCCAAAAGAGAGTACAGGATGAAGTAGATGCCATCTTCGAGAAATACGGAGGGAAGCTGACGTATGATGCAGTCTTGGAACTGAAGTTCACCGAATGTGTATTGAATGAGGGTCTTCGATTGCATCCCCCAATTGGCTTCAACACGCGCCAGTGTGTAGAAGACTCGGTTCTACCTGTAGGCAATGTGCCTGTTGAGAAGGGTACGAAGATATTCATGCCTTTTTATGAGCTGCATCACGATCCTAAATATTTTCCGGAACCTGATCGGTTCGACCCTGACCGCTTTACTAGAGGAGAGGTGAGTGATATGACGTACATGCCGTTCGGCATTGGTAAAAGGTTGTGTATTGGTGCAAGATATGCTCGAATGCAGATCCTGACTGCGTTCGCTCATATCCTAAGAAACTACACACTGGTCACACACATCAAAAAGGGGGGTATGCAGTATAGAAAGGAGCAATTCCAAGTGCGACTCGATAACTGTGATATTGAGTTGGTTCCACGGCAGCAGTGA
- the LOC118262778 gene encoding uncharacterized protein LOC118262778, which produces MQALYIMLVFGVVKYTSSQFLALGPNRKAAKSACDPSAKSSLVEHFFNIIFTEFHNTPPVCVCVQMCPEQPTYCYPNGCLRRTPTEKNKKLDVPLPVTRVSENTKPIFFIDEKNDFMNDFLSKNYLDDAPPASPTPPATENAMVSNMRPDPFKDRYKILFKYKKMPKVELKYNLGEQVKNMKSDMLKPESVDVSNTRWPVNKIDRRLGGKRKVHSEPPVQKGSTNPRYFMSMLPDKHDIASYPPKYYKRELANNTHNESDGVDIKAIYVVGKSESESNVFSLEKLIDSLIESSFENNVTTTPEPATETVDNNTAVAKKHLNNTEKPNSNKRSMKNETMHVISMNLTNENIDKNKYSDDGMANSSMNVNDMIATLSKRIEIQNNTSLEMMRRITGDFEFESMNTTTEKPIETSEHINNEETTTEYATTMAAEHESRTTRKIRQRIVRRLHHTKIN; this is translated from the exons ATGCAGGCTTTATACATCATGCTCGTTTTTGGAGTCGTTAAAT aTACAAGCAGTCAGTTTCTTGCACTAGGACCAAATAGAAAAGCTGCTAAATCGGCATGCGACCCGTCAGCCAAGTCTTCGTTAGTGGAACATTTCTTCAACATCATATTCACAGAATTCCACAACACGCCACCAGTTTGCGTCTGCGTCCAAATGTGTCCAGAACAGCCGACCTACTGCTACCCAAATGGATGTTTACGTAGAACACCTACTGAGAAAAACAAGAAACTCGATGTTCCATTACCAGTAACTCGAGTCAGTGAGAACACTAAACCCATTTTCTTTATTGATGAGAAGAATGATTTCATGAACGACTTTCTATCGAAGAACTATCTTGATGATGCTCCTCCTGCAAGTCCAA CACCGCCAGCGACAGAAAATGCAATGGTATCAAATATGCGTCCCGACCCTTTCAAAGACAGATACAAAATTCTCTTCAAATACAAGAAAATGCCAAAAGTAGAACTGAAATACAATCTCGGTGAACAAGTAAAGAATATGAAATCAGACATGTTGAAACCAGAAAGTGTAGATGTGTCGAATACAAGATGGCCAGTGAATAAGATCGATCGTCGATTAGGTGGTAAGAGAAAAGTCCATAGTGAACCACCAGTACAGAAAGGCTCAACTAATCCAAGATATTTCATGTCCATGCTTCCTGATAAACATGACATAGCGAGCTATCCACCAAAATACTACAAACGAGAGCTAGCCAACaacacacacaacgaaagcgaTGGAGTCGATATCAAAGCAATCTATGTTGTGGGTAAATCTGAATCAGAAAGTAACGTGTTCTCTCTAGAAAAACTAATCGACAGTTTAATCGAAAGCAGTTTCGAAAACAACGTTACTACTACACCTGAACCTGCTACAGAAACTGTAGACAACAATACAGCTGTTGCtaagaaacatttaaataacaCAGAGAAACCAAATTCCAACAAACGTTCAATGAAGAATGAGACTATGCATGTAATCTCAATGAATTTGACGAACGAAAATATTGACAAGAATAAATACTCAGACGATGGTATGGCGAACAGCTCAATGAATGTGAATGATATGATTGCAACTCTGTCAAAGAGGatagaaatacaaaacaatactagTTTAGAAATGATGAGGAGAATAACTGGAGATTTTGAGTTTGAATCGATGAATACTACAACTGAGAAGCCTATAGAAACGTCAGAGCATATAAATAATGAAGAAACCACTACGGAATATGCAACTACAATGGCTGCAGAACACGAGTCTAGGACAACTAGAAAGATAAGACAGAGAATAGTCAGAAGACTTcatcatactaaaattaattag
- the LOC118263048 gene encoding cytochrome P450 6B6-like, translated as MLATIILAVAIVVLTLTYLRGRYNENYWRKRGVAFYQRNKTVGPLWEFMTGERPLFQVFNELYWRYEKEPVVGMGSLDSPGLYVKDPTNIQFITQTDFQKFNHRGITVLEDDHLANNVLFLHGQKWKVLRQKMTPLFTTAKLKNMFYIIDKSVQDFVEHLKQHPEKLKGDTYEHLSHFCTAALAAAVFGITTKSTFDSPFRVMAKEAMTPTLMSNIRFAINNLSDTLFRALRLKFFKNQEKFFIGAIKEVLKQRRSDSTVRHDFIDLCKDIQKSGPMVDSETGYSLEPTDEILAAQAFFFFLAGVDPTTAGMFGPLYELGRHPEIQKKVQDEVDAIFEKYGGKLTYDAVLELKYTECVLNEGLRLHTPIGFNSRQCVEDSVLPVGNVPVEKGTKIFIPMYELHHDPKYFPEPERFDPDRFTRGEVSDMTYMPFGIGKRLCIGARYARMQILTAIAHILRNYTLVTHIKEGGVRYRKEQFQVRLANCDIELVPRQL; from the coding sequence ATGTTGGCCACAATCATACTCGCCGTAGCCATCGTGGTACTAACTCTCACATACCTCAGAGGAAGATACAATGAAAACTACTGGAGGAAAAGAGGAGTAGCTTTCTACCAAAGAAATAAAACCGTCGGGCCTTTGTGGGAGTTCATGACGGGAGAAAGACCATTATTCCAAGTGTTCAACGAACTTTACTGGAGATATGAAAAGGAGCCTGTTGTTGGCATGGGCTCACTCGACTCACCTGGACTCTACGTGAAGGATCCAACCAATATTCAGTTCATCACACAAACTGACTTCCAGAAGTTTAATCACAGAGGAATCACAGTTTTAGAAGACGATCACTTAGCTAATAATGTTCTGTTCCTACACGGCCAGAAATGGAAAGTACTCAGACAGAAAATGACACCGCTTTTCACAACAGCGAAGCTGAAGAACATGTTCTACATTATTGACAAAAGCGTTCAAGACTTCGTAGAACATTTGAAGCAACACCCAGAAAAACTAAAAGGTGACACATACGAACATTTGAGTCATTTCTGTACTGCTGCTCTCGCAGCCGCTGTATTTGGAATCACCACGAAATCAACGTTTGATTCTCCATTCCGCGTTATGGCAAAAGAGGCAATGACTCCTACATTGATGTCAAATATAAGATTCGCTATAAATAACCTCAGTGATACTCTCTTTAGGGCGTTGAGACTAAAATTCTTCAAAAATCAAGAGAAGTTCTTTATTGGAGCAATCAAAGAGGTACTCAAACAACGCAGGTCAGATAGTACTGTCAGACACGACTTCATAGATTTGTGCAAGGATATTCAAAAGAGTGGTCCAATGGTGGACAGCGAAACTGGATACTCTTTGGAACCAACAGACGAGATATTGGCTGCTCAAGCATTTTTCTTCTTCTTGGCTGGCGTTGATCCCACAACTGCTGGTATGTTTGGGCCTTTGTATGAACTGGGCAGACACCCAGAAATCCAAAAGAAGGTACAGGATGAGGTAGATGCCATCTTCGAGAAATACGGAGGAAAGCTGACGTACGATGCAGTCTTGGAACTGAAGTACACCGAATGTGTATTGAATGAGGGTCTTCGGTTGCATACTCCAATTGGCTTCAACTCGCGCCAGTGTGTGGAAGACTCGGTTCTGCCTGTAGGCAATGTGCCTGTTGAGAAAGGTACGAAGATATTCATACCTATGTATGAGCTGCATCATGATCCTAAATATTTCCCGGAACCTGAGAGGTTCGACCCTGACCGCTTTACTAGAGGAGAAGTGAGTGATATGACGTACATGCCGTTTGGGATTGGTAAGAGGTTGTGTATTGGTGCAAGATATGCTCGCATGCAGATCCTGACTGCCATCGCCCATATCCTAAGGAACTACACGCTGGTCACACACATCAAGGAGGGTGGTGTTCGGTACAGAAAGGAGCAGTTCCAAGTGCGACTCGCTAACTGTGATATCGAGTTGGTTCCACGGCAACTTTGA
- the LOC118263077 gene encoding cytochrome P450 6k1-like, with translation MLPVLLGVVGVILALIYLKGIYNQYYWKKRGVAFYEKHKTGGPLWQFSIEDRSFFQILNDIYWNYEKEPAVGLGSFHDLGLFVKHPTNIQHIAQVDFHSFSSRGFAFTEDDVLAHNVLMLNGPKWKLVRQKVTPIFTTAKLKNMFYIIDKSAQDFIEYLKENPEKLKGDLFDTLGNYCNAAIAAAVFGIHTRSTFDSPFRLMAKEVLTPTFTTNLKFALSGVSESLFKFLKLKLFKTEQEKSFIAAIKQVIRQREQENVKRHDFIDICVELQKNGTMVDPDTGYKLEPTDELMAAQAYFFFLAGTDPTIAGIFGTLMELGRHPEFLKKAHEDVDRVFEKYNGKLTYDAVGEVKYLKNVLSEVFRVYPPIAFVMRQCVQDSVLPVGNIPVQKGVKIFIPIFDLHHDPNYFPEPEKFDPDRFAREGEINDTSYMPFGKGGRYCIGARYAKIQVLTGLMHLLRHYTVRTFVRKGGVKYNKEQFQVRLRNCDVELVPRNL, from the coding sequence ATGCTGCCGGTGTTACTAGGCGTTGTTGGTGTAATACTAGCTCTAATATACCTGAAGGGAATATACAACCAGTACTATTGGAAGAAACGTGGTGTGGCCTTCTACGAAAAGCACAAGACTGGAGGACCCCTATGGCAATTCTCCATCGAAGATCGATCATTCTTCCAAATCCTAAACGATATCTACTGGAACTATGAAAAAGAACCAGCTGTTGGTCTTGGCTCGTTTCACGATTTAGGACTCTTCGTGAAACATCCGACTAACATACAGCACATCGCACAAGTTGACTTCCATTCCTTCAGTAGCAGAGGGTTTGCGTTCACTGAGGACGATGTCTTGGCACACAATGTGCTAATGCTCAATGGTCCGAAATGGAAGCTGGTTCGGCAGAAGGTGACACCAATATTTACAACAGccaaacttaaaaacatgttttacattATCGATAAAAGTGCTCAGGACTTCATAgagtatttaaaagaaaatccaGAAAAGTTGAAAGGAGATCTGTTCGATACGTTGGGAAATTACTGCAATGCCGCCATTGCCGCTGCAGTATTCGGAATCCATACACGCTCAACTTTCGATTCTCCATTCCGTCTAATGGCTAAAGAGGTTCTGACTCCTACTTTTACCACAAATTTGAAATTCGCGTTAAGTGGAGTAAGTGAATCACTCTTTAAATTTTTGAAACTCAAGTTGTTTAAAACGGAACAAGAGAAATCTTTCATCGCAGCAATCAAACAAGTGATAAGACAACGAGAACAAGAAAATGTTAAGAGACACGATTTCATAGATATATGTGTAGAGCTCCAGAAGAATGGGACGATGGTGGATCCAGACACCGGGTATAAGCTGGAGCCGACAGATGAGCTGATGGCCGCCCAGGCTTACTTTTTCTTCTTGGCAGGTACTGACCCCACAATCGCCGGAATCTTCGGAACTTTAATGGAATTGGGAAGACATCCTGAGTTCTTGAAAAAGGCACACGAAGATGTGGATAGAGTTTTCGAGAAATACAACGGGAAACTAACGTACGATGCAGTTGGCGAAGTGAagtatttgaaaaatgtattgagTGAGGTCTTTAGAGTGTATCCTCCGATTGCTTTTGTGATGCGACAGTGCGTACAAGATAGTGTATTGCCTGTAGGCAATATTCCCGTTCAAAAAGGTGTGAAgatatttatacctatatttgACTTGCATCATGACCCTAATTATTTTCCGGAGCCTGAGAAATTTGATCCCGATCGCTTTGCGAGGGAAGGAGAGATAAATGATACATCTTATATGCCATTTGGTAAGGGTGGTCGATATTGTATTGGAGCTAGGTATGCTAAGATTCAGGTCCTGACTGGGCTAATGCATCTACTAAGGCATTATACAGTACGTACATTTGTTAGGAAAGGGGGTGTTAAGTACAATAAGGAGCAATTTCAAGTGCGTTTGAGAAATTGTGATGTAGAGTTGGTGCCTAGGAATTTGTGA